A stretch of DNA from Rhizobium rhododendri:
TCCTCGGCGCTGCCTGCCTCGACAACGATGCAGCCGGCGTTCTTCAACGCTTCGCCGGTGCTGACGCGGATGAGGTTGTCATCTTCCACCAGAAGGACCGTCAGCCGCGTCGTGACCGATGCGCTCGATGCCGGCGCTTCCAGAGACGGGTTCGAGGCGGGTATGCTTTCTGCGGGCTTCAACCGCTGGCTTCGGTTGGCAAGTACGTGGCGGAACTTGCGGGCCATTGCCTCGCGTGTGTAGGGCTTGGAAAGCAGCTCGATTCCGGCGTCGAGCTTTCCGCCATGGACGATCGAGTTTTCGGTATAACCGGACGTGAACAGGATGGCGATATCTGGCAGGCGTTCCCGAGCCTTGCGGGCAAGTTCAGGACTTTTCAGGGTGCCGGGCATGACGACGTCTGTGAACAGGATGTCGATCGGTATGCCACTCTCGATCACGCTCAGGGCGCTTGCCGCATCGATCGCTTTCAGCACGCGATAGCCAAGGTCGGTGAGCAGGTTGACGACGGTGTCGCGCACGGCATCGTCATCCTCGACAACCAGCACCGTCTCCGTGCCACCGGTGATCGGACCGGTATCGACGGCGACTTCCATGTCTTCGGACTGCATCGCGCGTGGCAGGTAAAGCTTGATCGTCGTGCCCTCGCCGACCTCGGAGTATATCTTGACGTGGCCGCCCGACTGCTTGACAAAGCCGTAGACCATCGACAGGCCGAGGCCCGAACCCTTGCCTTCTGCCTTAGTGGAGAAGAACGGCTCGAACACCTTGTCGATGATATCTGGCGACATGCCGGTACCCGTGTCGCTGACCGCAAGCATGACATACTGACCGGGCGTGACTTCGTCATGCTCCAGCGCATAGCTGTCGTCGAGATGGGCGTTGGCGAGCTCGATTGTCAGCTTGCCGCGACCTGCCATCGCATCGCGGGCGTTGATGGCGAGATTGAGAAGCGCGTTTTCGACCTGCGCGGGATCGATGAAGGTGTTCCAGAGCCCACCGGTAACGACGGTCTCCACCTCGATTGCCTCGCCGATAGCCCTTCGCAGCATGTCGTCCATGCCGCGCACGAAGCGGCTGATATTGACGACCTTCGGCTCGAGCGCCTGCCGGCGTCCGAAGGCCAGAAGCTGGCTTGCAAGCTTCGAGCCACGGGATACGCCCGCCATGGCGTTGGCCACTCGGGTTTCGGCCCTCGGGTTGCCGGCAATGTCCCTTGCAAGCAGTTGAAGGTTACCGGAGACGACCTGCAGCAGGTTGTTGAAATCGTGGGCCACGCCGCCGGTCAGCTTGCCGACGGTCTCCATCTTTTGCGCCTGGGCGAGCTTCGCCTCGGCGGCGCGTCGTTCGCCGATCTCGGCAACGACCCGCGCTTCCAGATTCTCGTTGACCTGTCGCAGCTGCTCCTCGGCGCGTTCGCGATGGCGGACCTGCCGCGACAGCACCTCGGCCTGTTCGCGAAGCGCTGCTTCGGCCGCGCGCTGATGGGTGATATCGGTATGGACGCCGACCCATTCGACGATGTCGCCGGATGCGTCGAGGATCGGCAGGCCACGGATGGCGAACTGACGCCAGGAACCGTCGTGGCGGCGCACCCGGTGCTCGTGAATGAACATGCTCTTGGTCGCCACGGCCTCTTTCCAGGCTTCTACCGTCGCAGCCGCGTCGTCGGGATGGACGGCATTCGACCAGCCGTAGCCCTGATATTCTTCTGCGGTCTGGCCGGTCAGCTTCGACCAGCCATGCTGCTCCCCGATCATCCGGCCATCGGCGCTGTTGGTCCAAAGCACGCCGTGCACAGCGTCCATCGCGTAGCGGAAGCGCTTGTTGCTGACAGCGAGATCGGTTTCACGCTGCGCGCGTTCCTCGACGTCAATGCCGAGAATGTGGACGCCGAGGACGGCGCCATCTGCTCCGAAATGCGGGACATAGCGGATCTCGATGCGGCGCAGGGCGCCACCGTTATAGGCAAGTTGCGCTTCAGAGGCGAAAGTCTCGCCGGCGAGGCCGCGAACGATTGATTGGCGGCGATCTCCATAGGCCTTTTCGCCGATGACATCGCTTACGTGCCGGCCGACCATGCTTTGGGGATCGACCCCGAACCAATCGCGGTAGGTGCCGTTGGCAAATCGATAGATATGATCCTGATCGACGTAGGAAATCAGCATGGGCACGGCGTCGGTGACGCTGCGCAGCTCGGCTTCCCTCTCCGCCAGTCGCGTTTCGGCCAGGAGCCGCGCGCTGTTGTCAACTATGGTGCACATGACCCCGCCCACATGGCCGTCCGCGTCATACACCGGTGTGTAGAAGAGATCGAGAAACATGGTCTGCGGGCCGTCAGGCCGGTTGAACACGATAGGCTGATCGCGATGCGTCACGATTTCGCCGCGCAGACCCGCTTCGAGAATGGAACGGTTCCAATCCCATACCTCGGGAAATGCTACGGCAACGGGTGTTCCGAAGGCAGAAGGGTGGCGCTCGCCGGCAATCTCCCGGTAGGCGTCGTTATAGAGCATGACGTGGTGGCGGCCCCACATGAGGACTTTCGCCACGGGCGAATTGACGATGTTGGCAACGGTTGTCCGCATCTCCGTGCTCCATCCTTCGATGGGGCCGAGAAGGCTCTTGTTCCAGTCCATGCTCCGGATCAGCGCGCCGCATTCGCCGCCGCCTTTGGGCCAGTCCTTGACAGATGAAGTCGCAGGCACTGCTGCCCCGTCGCGCAGCCTGCACAAGGCGGCGCGAACCACTTCACTGGCGTTGGCATAGTCACCCGTAGCCAGGCTTTCATGAATGAAAGCTTCTAGCTCGGGGGTCAGCGAGACGTTACGAGATTGACGTGGGGCCATGACTCCTCCTGACAGGTCATTTCTTCCGTGTCAACAAATGTCAGGATCGGCGGATTCACTTTGCATGAAAAGATCCGCCGGCCGTCATATTGGCCTGCTCTGCCAGCGTTTTGCGCTCTCAAACCGGGCGTAGATCAGACCCGCTCGAGGGCGATTGCGATCCCCTGCCCGACGCCGACGCACATGGTCGACAACGAGTAGCGACCACCGGTTTCCTTCAACTCGAGGGCTGCCGTGCCGGTGATGCGTGCGCCGGACATACCGAGGGGGTGGCCGAGCGCAATTGCGCCGCCGTTGCGGTTCACGCGGGCGTCGTCGTCGGCGATGCCGAGTTCGCGCAGGACAGCGAGCCCCTGGCTCGCGAATGCCTCGTTCAGCTCGATGATGTCGAACTGGTCCTGCGTCATGCCGAGGCGCGCCATCAGCTTGCGCGATGCGGGTACCGGGCCGATGCCCATCACCCGTGGCGGCACGCCGGCAGCAGCGCCGCCGAGGATGCGTGCAATGGGCGTCAGGCCGTATTTCCGGGCTGCCGCTTCCGAGGCAATGATGAGCGATGCCGCGCCGTCGTTGACGCCGGACGCATTACCGGCGGTGACGGTGCCGCCCTCTTTCTTGAACGGGGTACCGAGCTTGCCCAGCACCTCCATCGTCGTTGCGCGCGGATGTTCGTCTTTGTCGACCACGATCGGGTCACCCTTGCGCTGCGGGATGGTGACGGCGGTGATCTCCCGTGCCAGCCGGCCGCTTGCCTGGGCGGCGGCGGCCTTGTCCTGGCTGCGAACGGCAAAGGCATCCTGGTCGTGACGGCTGACCTTGTAGTCCTCCGCGACGTTTTCGCCAGTCTCCGGCATGCTGTCGACGCCGTACTGCTTCTTCATCAGCGGGTTGACGAAGCGCCAGCCGATGGTCGTGTCGTGGATTTCGGCGCTGCGCGAAAACGCCGTTTCGGCCTTGGGCATGACGAAGGGTGCGCGCGACATGCTCTCGACACCGCCGGCAATCATCAATTCCGCCTCTCCCGCCTTGATGGCGCGGGCGGCCGCGATGACGGCATCCATGCCGGAGCCGCAGAGGCGGTTGATGGTTGTGCCCGAGACCGAATGGGGCAGGCCGGCCAGCAGCGACGACATGCGCGCGACGTTGCGATTGTCTTCACCTGCCTGGTTGGCGCAGCCGAAGATCACATCGTCGACGGCATCCCAGTCGACAGAGGCATTGCGCTCCATCAGGGCCTTCAGCGGAATGGCGCCGAGATCGTCAGCGCGCACAGAGGACAGCGAACCGCCGAAGCGGCCGATGGGCGTCCGGATATAATCGCAGATGAATGCATCAGCCATGGGGCTCTCCTCAGAGTTCGGGGACGACGAGATCGCCGACCTTGCCGTCGATATGCAGCGTCGCCCCGGTCATGGCCTGCAACTCCTCGAGCGACATGGCGGCAAGCTTTTCACGCAACACGAAGCGGCCGTCAACGATGTCGACGACTGCGTGGCTTGTATAGACGCGCGTGATGCAGCCGACCCCTGTCAGGGGAAACGTGCATTTCTCGACGAGCTTGGGTTCGCCCGCCTTGGTGACATGCTCCGTGATGACGCAAACCTGCTTGGCGCCGTGCACGAGATCCATCGCCCCGCCGACTGCCGGCACGCCCTTGCTGCCGACCCGCCAGTTCGCCAGGTCGCCGTTCTGCGCAACCTGGTAGGCGCCGAGAATGGCGACATCCAGATGTCCGCCGCGCACCATCGCAAAGCTGTCGGCGTGATGGAAGAAGGCGGCCCCCGGCTTCAGGGTCACGGCTTTCTTGCCGGCGTTGATCAGGTCCCAGTCTTCTTCGCCCGCAGCCGGCGGTTCGCCGAAGTTGAGGATACCGTTCTCGGTGTGGAAGATAGCCTGCCGGCCGGGCGGCTGGTAGCGCGCCACCATCTCGGGAAAGCCGATGCCGAGGTTCACATAGGCGTCGTTGGCAATGTCCTGCGCCGCGCGCCAGGCGATCTGGGCATTGGAGAGCTTGATGTCTTCGCGGGTATCGATTGTCATGCGTAGGCCACTCCGGCTCGAATGAGGTCTTCTTCCTGGCGGGGGTCGGCGACCTCGACAATGTGGTTGACGAAGATGCCGGGTGTGACGGCCTGCTCCGGATCGATCTCGCCGGCGGCGACGATTTTCGAGACCTGGACGATGGTGCTTGCTGCCGCCATGCACATCAGCGGATTGAAGTTGCGGCCAGCCTTGTTGTAGGTGAGGTTGCCGTGGGCGTCTCCGACATGGGCCTTGACGATGGCAAAATCGGCTTTCAGCCAGCGCTCCTGCACATAGGACCTGCCCTCGAATTCGGCGATAGGCTTACCCTCCGCGAGTTCTGTGCCGAAGGCGGTCGGCGTGTAGAATGCCGGAATGCCGGCGCCGCCGGCGCGGATGCGCTCGGCCAGCGTTCCCTGCGGAACCAGTTCCAGTTCGATCTCTCCAGCCAGATATCTGTCGGTAAACGCACGCGGGTCGGAAGATCTCGGGAAAGAGCAGATCATCTTGCGCACCATGCCGGCATCGATCATCGCGGCGATGCCGATGCGACCGTTGCCGGCATTGTTGTTGATGACGGTGAGGTTTTTCGGGCCCTTGTCGATCAGGGCGTGGATCAGCTCTATCGGGGCGCCAGAGCCACCGAACCCGCCGATCATAACCGTTGCGCCATCGCCGATGTCAGCGACGGCTTCTGCGGTGCTGCCGATTGTTTTGTCCATGCGTGATCCTCCGACGACCGTATGACCGAAATCTATCTGCGGTCATCGTCTGGAATACCGGCGCAAGGGCTGGGCAGCAAGATATTAGTGCGTTAATCGAGATTTGTTCGTATAACGCACGAAAAATATCCGGGAGATGATCAGGAAAACCGCTCCGGACGGAATTCGGCCAGCAACGGATGCAGATTGCCAGTGGCAATCTCGTCCGCAATCAATTCACCGGCGATCAGCCCAAGCGTCGCGCCGCTGTGGCTGAAGGCGACATAACAGCCCGGTACCTTCGTCAGCGCCCCGAAAACCGGCTCTCCGTCGCCCGGGATAGGCTTCGGGCCGACGCCGTAGCTATCGAGTTCGAGCTTCGGATTGCCCTCGAGAACAAGGGATGCCTCGTCGAGAAGGCCCTGAACCGTCGAATCCTTGACCTCGTAGCTGCCATCGGCCTTGACGATCACTTCCTCTTCCGACCAACCGGAATCCAGCACCAGGGCGCCGGTCGGTGTCTGGCGGACGGCGACGCGCGGGGTGTTGAGGACTGCTTTCAGCGGCAGGTCGACAGGCTTGGTCTTCACCAGCAGCGAAACCGGCGTGCCATCGGCGATGGTCTGTCCAAGCTCGGCTGCCATGCGCGGGACGGCCGGTCCGGTGGCGAGCAACACGGTATCGGCATCGAATTCACGGCCGCTCGAGGTCGTGACGCCATCGACGCGGCCACCGGTTTTGCGGGGCGTGACTTTCCCGGCATCGGTGACGACGGTGCCGCCGAGGGCTGCGAACTCCGCCAGCAGAACTTCGATCAGGCTCGGCAGATCGACCCAGCCTTCGCCGGGATTGAGGATGGCCCCCTGCGGCGTGACCGGACGCGCATCGACGCCGGGCGTCGCATCGGCTATGTCGTCGGCCGATAGCAGCTTGGCATCGTAGCCGATCTGTCGCTCGAACGCGAAGGCCTCGCGGATTTCGTTGGATGCGTCGTCGGCATCCCAGGTCAGCCCGCCGTCGAAGCGCAGCCATGAAGCCTGGGGATATTTGGCCGCAAGCGTCCGGTGACGGTCGATGCCAACCATGCGCAGCCGGTGATAGGCCTCGGAGCGCTTCCGGGACGAGTTGAGCCATGACAGCGAACGGCCGGATGCGCCGTTGGCAGGCGGACCGTCATTGACCAGCGTCGTCTGGACGCCCAGGCGGGCGAGATTGACGGCGGATGCCACGCCGAAAATACCGGCGCCGACAACGATGACCTTCTTGGCGGATGAGACTGACATTCTGGGATAACCTTTGTAGTTGATGCTGGCGGTGTGGTGGTTGAACGGCACCGGGGTTCTTGCGCTAAAGCACCTCGGCGAGAAAGTGTCTGAGACGAGGACTGCTTGGGGTGTCGAAGATCTGAGATGGCGTGCCCGCCTCGATCACCCTTCCCTCGTCCATGAAGATGACCTGGTCGGCGACCTTGCGGGCAAAACCCATTTCGTGGGTGACGACGACCATGGTCATGCCGCGCTTGCCGAGATCGGCCATCAGGTTGAGGACGCCCTTCACCAGTTCCGGGTCGAGTGCGCTGGTGACCTCGTCGAACAGGATCACCTCCGGATCCATGGCCAGCGCCCGGGCAATCGCCACGCGCTGCTGCTGGCCGCCGGAAAGGCCGCCCGGACGGTGGTGCTTGCGGGCCGCAAGTCCGACATCCGCCAGCCGGGCCTCGGCAATCGCCTCCGCCTCGCGCTTGCCCATGCCCTTTATCTTGGTCAGCGACAGCATAACGTTTTCGAGGGCGGTGTGGTCGGGGAAGAGGTTGAAATGCTGGAACACCATGCCGACCCGACGGCGCAGCTTCTCCGGCTTCATCGTCAGGATGCTGGCGCCATCCAGAAGCACATCGCCTCCCTTCGGCTCGACCAGGCGGTTCAGGCACCGCAGCAACGTCGATTTGCCCGAGCCGGACGGACCGATGATGCAGGTCACCGTGCCCGGCTTGACCGTGAGGTCGACGCCTTTGAGGACCTCGAGATTACCGTAGGCCATCGACAAATTGCTGACTTCAAGGCTGCCGCCCCGGAATTTCGGGCCGTTTGGTGGTATAGGACTGCCGGAGCCCGTATCCACCACGCTCGCCAGTTCGCTGACTTCGGCGAGCCCGCTGGTCGGCTCGCCGCCCTTGTGCTTGCCGAGCCTGAGATTGGTGTCGATGGCGTTGACCACATGGGTCAGCGGCACGGTGATGACGAGATAGAAGACGCCGGCCAGAAGCAGCGGCGACAGGTTGCCGGTGACGACGGCCTGATCCTGGCCGACGCGGAAGATCTCGCGTTCGGAAGCCAGCAGCCCGAGGAAGTAGACGAGGCTCGAATCCTTGACGTTGCCGATGAACTGGTTGACCAGCGCCGGCAGCACCCGCCGTATTCCCTGCGGAATGATGATTAGCCGCATGCCCTGCCCGTAGCTCATGCTGAGCGCCCGACAGGCTTCCAATTGCCCGCGCTCCACGCTCTGGATGCCGGCGCGGAAGATCTCCCCGATATAGGCACCGGCAATCAGGCTGAGAGCAAGAATGCCGAGTGGAAAAGGAGACGGACCGAAAAGTTCGCGGCCGATGCGCGCAAAGCCCTGACCAATCAGCAGGATCGTGACGATCGCCGGCAGGCCGCGGAAGATGTCGGTATAGAGCCGTGCCGGAATTCGCAGCCAGCGCGACTGCGAGATACCCATGACGGCCAGTATCATGCCGATGACCACACCCAGTACTGTCGACGTGGAAGCGAGGATCAGCGTATTCTTCAGTCCGACGGTGATCATCGCCGGCAGGACCTCGAGCATCGCATTCCAGTCGAGGAAGCTGCGACGCAAATTCTCAAGCCAGTCCATTCCTATCCCCTTGCTATCGATGGTGTGCCGGCTGCCTGGTTATTGCCGGCAGCCGGCCAGGCGTCGTTATTTCGGGAGATAGTCGGCTGGCATCGGCGAACCCGGGAACCATTTTTCGTAAAGTTTCTTCCAGGTGCCGTCCTGCATCGCGGCGTGGAGGCCGGTGTTCAGTGCTTCACGGAAGGCATCGTTGCCCTTTTTGATGACGAAGCCGGCAGGTGCATCGAAGGACGGGATATTGACCGCGATCTTTAGCGCTGGATAACGCTCTGAATACTGCTTGGCGGCTTCGTAATCGAGGAAATGCGCGTCGACAGTACCGTTGTTCAGGGCGGAAACCGCAGAGTTGTTGTCGGGAAACTTCACCAGATCTGTGCTGGTGAAAGTCTTCGCGGCATAGATTTCCTGCAGCGTCCCCTGGACTACGCCGAGCCGCTTGCCCTTCAGGCCTTCCGCGCCGGTAATCGCCTTGTCGGCGGTCAGCACGGAGAGGTAGCCGGCAAGGTAGCCATCGGAGAAAT
This window harbors:
- a CDS encoding 3-oxoacid CoA-transferase subunit A, with amino-acid sequence MDKTIGSTAEAVADIGDGATVMIGGFGGSGAPIELIHALIDKGPKNLTVINNNAGNGRIGIAAMIDAGMVRKMICSFPRSSDPRAFTDRYLAGEIELELVPQGTLAERIRAGGAGIPAFYTPTAFGTELAEGKPIAEFEGRSYVQERWLKADFAIVKAHVGDAHGNLTYNKAGRNFNPLMCMAAASTIVQVSKIVAAGEIDPEQAVTPGIFVNHIVEVADPRQEEDLIRAGVAYA
- the pcaF gene encoding 3-oxoadipyl-CoA thiolase translates to MADAFICDYIRTPIGRFGGSLSSVRADDLGAIPLKALMERNASVDWDAVDDVIFGCANQAGEDNRNVARMSSLLAGLPHSVSGTTINRLCGSGMDAVIAAARAIKAGEAELMIAGGVESMSRAPFVMPKAETAFSRSAEIHDTTIGWRFVNPLMKKQYGVDSMPETGENVAEDYKVSRHDQDAFAVRSQDKAAAAQASGRLAREITAVTIPQRKGDPIVVDKDEHPRATTMEVLGKLGTPFKKEGGTVTAGNASGVNDGAASLIIASEAAARKYGLTPIARILGGAAAGVPPRVMGIGPVPASRKLMARLGMTQDQFDIIELNEAFASQGLAVLRELGIADDDARVNRNGGAIALGHPLGMSGARITGTAALELKETGGRYSLSTMCVGVGQGIAIALERV
- a CDS encoding amino acid ABC transporter permease/ATP-binding protein, which codes for MDWLENLRRSFLDWNAMLEVLPAMITVGLKNTLILASTSTVLGVVIGMILAVMGISQSRWLRIPARLYTDIFRGLPAIVTILLIGQGFARIGRELFGPSPFPLGILALSLIAGAYIGEIFRAGIQSVERGQLEACRALSMSYGQGMRLIIIPQGIRRVLPALVNQFIGNVKDSSLVYFLGLLASEREIFRVGQDQAVVTGNLSPLLLAGVFYLVITVPLTHVVNAIDTNLRLGKHKGGEPTSGLAEVSELASVVDTGSGSPIPPNGPKFRGGSLEVSNLSMAYGNLEVLKGVDLTVKPGTVTCIIGPSGSGKSTLLRCLNRLVEPKGGDVLLDGASILTMKPEKLRRRVGMVFQHFNLFPDHTALENVMLSLTKIKGMGKREAEAIAEARLADVGLAARKHHRPGGLSGGQQQRVAIARALAMDPEVILFDEVTSALDPELVKGVLNLMADLGKRGMTMVVVTHEMGFARKVADQVIFMDEGRVIEAGTPSQIFDTPSSPRLRHFLAEVL
- a CDS encoding hybrid sensor histidine kinase/response regulator, giving the protein MAPRQSRNVSLTPELEAFIHESLATGDYANASEVVRAALCRLRDGAAVPATSSVKDWPKGGGECGALIRSMDWNKSLLGPIEGWSTEMRTTVANIVNSPVAKVLMWGRHHVMLYNDAYREIAGERHPSAFGTPVAVAFPEVWDWNRSILEAGLRGEIVTHRDQPIVFNRPDGPQTMFLDLFYTPVYDADGHVGGVMCTIVDNSARLLAETRLAEREAELRSVTDAVPMLISYVDQDHIYRFANGTYRDWFGVDPQSMVGRHVSDVIGEKAYGDRRQSIVRGLAGETFASEAQLAYNGGALRRIEIRYVPHFGADGAVLGVHILGIDVEERAQRETDLAVSNKRFRYAMDAVHGVLWTNSADGRMIGEQHGWSKLTGQTAEEYQGYGWSNAVHPDDAAATVEAWKEAVATKSMFIHEHRVRRHDGSWRQFAIRGLPILDASGDIVEWVGVHTDITHQRAAEAALREQAEVLSRQVRHRERAEEQLRQVNENLEARVVAEIGERRAAEAKLAQAQKMETVGKLTGGVAHDFNNLLQVVSGNLQLLARDIAGNPRAETRVANAMAGVSRGSKLASQLLAFGRRQALEPKVVNISRFVRGMDDMLRRAIGEAIEVETVVTGGLWNTFIDPAQVENALLNLAINARDAMAGRGKLTIELANAHLDDSYALEHDEVTPGQYVMLAVSDTGTGMSPDIIDKVFEPFFSTKAEGKGSGLGLSMVYGFVKQSGGHVKIYSEVGEGTTIKLYLPRAMQSEDMEVAVDTGPITGGTETVLVVEDDDAVRDTVVNLLTDLGYRVLKAIDAASALSVIESGIPIDILFTDVVMPGTLKSPELARKARERLPDIAILFTSGYTENSIVHGGKLDAGIELLSKPYTREAMARKFRHVLANRSQRLKPAESIPASNPSLEAPASSASVTTRLTVLLVEDDNLIRVSTGEALKNAGCIVVEAGSAEEAMAALETVPFDVLVTDVNLPGASGAELAKRARSVRPSAAIVFATGDPSSVKSEIGAVVVGKPYHAEALIAAVERSWAAVSNGASAETETSPQQSGRFSNSTSTTN
- a CDS encoding ABC transporter substrate-binding protein, which translates into the protein MMGIIRFVKPAALSAALVFAAALAAVGTSPGAFAADDNKYGLIDAKQISVGTMGDAKPYVFTTADGQFTGFDIELFLDVAKRMGFTKEQVIFTGQDFSALIPSVANGRFDVAVAAIGTTAKRKETVDFSDGYLAGYLSVLTADKAITGAEGLKGKRLGVVQGTLQEIYAAKTFTSTDLVKFPDNNSAVSALNNGTVDAHFLDYEAAKQYSERYPALKIAVNIPSFDAPAGFVIKKGNDAFREALNTGLHAAMQDGTWKKLYEKWFPGSPMPADYLPK
- a CDS encoding CoA transferase subunit B, whose protein sequence is MTIDTREDIKLSNAQIAWRAAQDIANDAYVNLGIGFPEMVARYQPPGRQAIFHTENGILNFGEPPAAGEEDWDLINAGKKAVTLKPGAAFFHHADSFAMVRGGHLDVAILGAYQVAQNGDLANWRVGSKGVPAVGGAMDLVHGAKQVCVITEHVTKAGEPKLVEKCTFPLTGVGCITRVYTSHAVVDIVDGRFVLREKLAAMSLEELQAMTGATLHIDGKVGDLVVPEL
- a CDS encoding NAD(P)/FAD-dependent oxidoreductase, with the translated sequence MSVSSAKKVIVVGAGIFGVASAVNLARLGVQTTLVNDGPPANGASGRSLSWLNSSRKRSEAYHRLRMVGIDRHRTLAAKYPQASWLRFDGGLTWDADDASNEIREAFAFERQIGYDAKLLSADDIADATPGVDARPVTPQGAILNPGEGWVDLPSLIEVLLAEFAALGGTVVTDAGKVTPRKTGGRVDGVTTSSGREFDADTVLLATGPAVPRMAAELGQTIADGTPVSLLVKTKPVDLPLKAVLNTPRVAVRQTPTGALVLDSGWSEEEVIVKADGSYEVKDSTVQGLLDEASLVLEGNPKLELDSYGVGPKPIPGDGEPVFGALTKVPGCYVAFSHSGATLGLIAGELIADEIATGNLHPLLAEFRPERFS